A stretch of the Streptomyces ortus genome encodes the following:
- a CDS encoding gas vesicle protein — translation MTVVERREIALVDLLDRLLAGGVVITGDLTLRIADVDLVRIDLNALISSVNENVPAPWEEML, via the coding sequence GTGACCGTCGTGGAACGCCGGGAGATCGCCCTCGTCGACCTCCTCGACCGGCTGCTCGCGGGCGGCGTCGTCATCACCGGCGACCTCACCCTGCGGATCGCGGACGTCGATCTCGTACGGATCGATCTCAACGCGCTCATCAGCTCGGTGAACGAGAACGTTCCCGCGCCCTGGGAGGAGATGCTGTGA
- a CDS encoding gas vesicle protein, translating to MSNTSNTSDSQSSSNSSKGRQQNATDDDELGPMDVLRQARGQLAELTGMEAESVSSFERTDDGWSLEIEVLELVRVPDTMSLLASYEVTLNPRGELTGYRRVRRYERGRADTRKPGGR from the coding sequence ATGTCGAACACATCCAACACATCAGATTCACAGAGTTCATCGAACTCATCCAAGGGCAGGCAGCAGAACGCGACGGACGACGACGAGCTGGGTCCCATGGACGTGCTGCGCCAGGCGCGCGGCCAGCTCGCCGAACTGACCGGCATGGAGGCCGAGTCGGTGTCGTCGTTCGAACGCACCGACGACGGCTGGTCGTTGGAGATCGAGGTCCTGGAACTGGTCCGGGTCCCCGACACGATGAGTCTGCTCGCGAGCTACGAGGTGACCCTCAACCCGCGAGGCGAACTCACCGGGTACCGGCGCGTCCGCCGCTACGAACGCGGCCGGGCCGACACCCGCAAGCCCGGCGGCCGTTAG
- a CDS encoding GvpL/GvpF family gas vesicle protein produces the protein MSTYVYGITSSSLPSLPDGTEGVGEPALPVRVIKEGDLAAVVSDAPEGLRPKRRDLLAHQNVLAEAGAGGPVLPMRFGSVSTDDAAVAGVLAERAEHFKERLDALAGKVEYNVKATHDEEAVLHRVMSENPEVRALTEANRSAGGGNYDDKLRLGEMVVAAVKNREVEDAAEIHRALEPTAASVSVGPESTGWLANLSFLVDRDEAGTFLDAVDEVRKAHPHLDLRVHGPLPPYSFVEPGPSEPAEATN, from the coding sequence GTGAGCACGTACGTCTACGGCATCACGTCCAGTTCGCTGCCCTCGCTCCCGGACGGGACGGAAGGCGTCGGCGAGCCGGCCCTGCCGGTGCGCGTCATCAAGGAGGGCGACCTCGCCGCGGTCGTCAGCGACGCGCCCGAGGGGCTGCGGCCCAAGCGCAGGGACCTGCTCGCCCACCAGAACGTACTCGCCGAGGCGGGCGCCGGCGGTCCCGTGCTGCCCATGCGGTTCGGCAGTGTCTCCACCGACGACGCAGCCGTGGCCGGTGTCCTGGCCGAGCGCGCGGAGCACTTCAAGGAGCGCCTCGACGCGCTCGCCGGCAAGGTCGAGTACAACGTCAAGGCCACGCACGACGAAGAGGCCGTACTGCACCGGGTGATGTCCGAGAACCCCGAGGTCAGGGCGCTCACCGAGGCCAACCGCAGTGCGGGCGGCGGCAATTACGACGACAAGCTGCGGCTCGGCGAGATGGTGGTCGCCGCGGTGAAGAACCGCGAGGTCGAGGACGCCGCCGAGATCCACCGGGCGCTGGAGCCGACCGCCGCGTCCGTCAGCGTGGGCCCCGAGTCCACCGGCTGGCTGGCCAACCTCTCGTTCCTGGTGGACCGCGACGAGGCCGGGACGTTCCTCGACGCCGTCGACGAGGTCCGCAAGGCACACCCGCACCTCGACCTGCGGGTCCATGGACCGCTGCCCCCCTACAGCTTCGTCGAGCCGGGCCCTTCCGAGCCCGCCGAGGCGACCAACTGA
- a CDS encoding DNA primase, whose protein sequence is MNRLGLGLAVGAGYVLGRTKKMKLAFAVGTMVAGKRMHLSPRALADLVSTQLQNNPQFKELGDQLRGDLRGVGKAATGALVERQITGLADRLHGRTSQVQDQLSGVVPVDVPDVPGVGGKKRRDRDEEPDDGYEDDEYDDDEHEQDDDSDDSARGTRDSDDDEPAGRDAPGDEEKPRPRKRTPAKKTAKAPAKKAADKRSPGNEAPAKKTAARTAKKAPGRKTAAAKSATRRTTRARTTRGGGDDD, encoded by the coding sequence ATGAACCGACTAGGGCTTGGCCTCGCCGTAGGGGCCGGATACGTCCTCGGACGTACGAAGAAGATGAAACTGGCCTTCGCCGTCGGCACCATGGTGGCCGGCAAGCGGATGCACCTCAGCCCGCGGGCGCTCGCGGACCTGGTCTCCACGCAACTGCAGAACAACCCGCAGTTCAAGGAGCTCGGCGACCAGCTGCGCGGGGACCTGCGGGGCGTGGGCAAGGCCGCCACCGGAGCACTCGTCGAGCGCCAGATCACCGGCCTCGCCGACCGGCTGCACGGGCGGACCAGCCAGGTGCAGGACCAGCTCTCGGGCGTGGTCCCGGTGGACGTCCCGGACGTACCGGGCGTGGGCGGCAAGAAGCGCCGCGACCGGGACGAGGAGCCGGACGACGGCTACGAGGACGACGAGTACGACGACGACGAGCACGAGCAGGACGACGACTCGGACGACTCCGCACGCGGCACCCGCGACTCGGACGACGACGAGCCGGCCGGCCGTGACGCGCCCGGCGACGAGGAGAAGCCGCGGCCCCGCAAGCGGACTCCCGCGAAGAAGACCGCGAAGGCGCCCGCGAAGAAGGCCGCCGACAAGCGCAGCCCCGGCAACGAGGCTCCGGCGAAGAAGACGGCGGCCAGGACCGCGAAGAAGGCCCCGGGCAGGAAGACGGCCGCGGCGAAGAGCGCCACGCGCCGTACCACCCGGGCCCGTACGACGAGGGGAGGCGGCGACGATGACTGA
- a CDS encoding SRPBCC family protein, giving the protein MTDTLGSATKQAKSNPLTSLAQSEAVDRLKEEAQAYLAAQVQRALVGVGTKLGQTTGKLNDIASGESPGFAKLALDGGRKLADGKGPVRTALELGAGKAKDGVVGAFKNLTGGKGGKRKGGAGKKPTVIMEFIDVGVPLRTAYDQWTQYQDFSNFARGVKSANRADDTTSDWQMKIFWSNRSWKAHTTEQVADQRISWTSEGAKGTTKGVITFHSLAENLTRVLLVIEYYPKGLFEKTGNIWRAQGRRARLDLKHFARFITIKGEAEDGWRGEIRDGEVVTSHEDAVAEEEEAEQTSEDGSEDHADDGSEDAEGAAEEEAPEDHESAEDELPEDEEPYEDEDAPEAEYEDEEEVPEDEEVYEEDAPEAEYEDEDVPEEEEADEREREPAGARSRR; this is encoded by the coding sequence ATGACTGACACCCTCGGGTCCGCGACCAAGCAGGCCAAGAGCAACCCGTTGACCTCGCTCGCCCAGAGCGAGGCGGTCGACCGGCTCAAGGAGGAGGCCCAGGCCTACCTCGCCGCCCAGGTCCAGCGGGCGCTGGTCGGCGTCGGGACCAAGCTCGGCCAGACCACCGGCAAGCTCAACGACATCGCCTCCGGCGAGAGCCCCGGCTTCGCCAAGCTCGCCCTAGACGGCGGTCGCAAGCTGGCCGACGGCAAGGGCCCGGTGCGCACCGCCCTGGAGCTCGGCGCGGGCAAGGCCAAGGACGGCGTCGTGGGCGCCTTCAAGAACCTGACCGGCGGCAAGGGCGGCAAGCGCAAGGGCGGCGCGGGCAAGAAGCCCACCGTCATCATGGAGTTCATCGACGTCGGCGTGCCGCTGCGCACGGCCTACGACCAGTGGACCCAGTACCAGGACTTCAGCAACTTCGCCCGGGGCGTCAAGAGCGCGAACCGCGCCGACGACACGACGTCTGACTGGCAGATGAAGATCTTCTGGTCCAACCGCAGCTGGAAGGCCCACACCACCGAGCAGGTGGCGGACCAGCGGATCAGCTGGACGTCCGAGGGCGCCAAGGGCACCACCAAGGGCGTCATCACCTTCCACTCGCTCGCCGAGAACCTCACCCGCGTGCTGCTGGTCATCGAGTACTACCCCAAGGGGCTGTTCGAGAAGACCGGCAACATCTGGCGTGCCCAGGGCCGCCGGGCACGCCTCGACCTCAAGCACTTCGCCCGCTTCATCACCATCAAGGGCGAGGCGGAGGACGGCTGGCGCGGCGAGATCCGCGACGGCGAGGTCGTCACGAGCCACGAGGACGCGGTCGCGGAGGAGGAGGAAGCCGAGCAGACCTCCGAGGACGGTTCCGAGGACCACGCCGACGACGGCTCCGAGGACGCGGAGGGCGCGGCCGAGGAGGAGGCTCCGGAGGACCACGAGTCCGCCGAGGACGAGCTGCCCGAGGACGAGGAGCCGTACGAGGACGAGGACGCCCCCGAGGCCGAGTACGAGGACGAGGAAGAGGTCCCGGAGGACGAGGAGGTCTACGAGGAGGACGCCCCGGAGGCCGAGTACGAGGACGAGGACGTCCCGGAGGAAGAGGAGGCGGACGAGCGCGAGCGTGAGCCCGCCGGTGCCCGGAGCCGTCGATGA
- a CDS encoding GvpL/GvpF family gas vesicle protein has protein sequence MSGLRYVYAVCRPFGTPLPAQLTGVAGVPPKQLVHGELVAVVGQVPEEDFAEGPLRAHLEDLDWLGATARAHQNVIDALTVVTSPLPLRLATVFRDDSGVRSMLEEREETFLRTLDRLGGRVEWGVKVYSEPTEATEPAEASPKPASASGRTAGSGRDYLRQRRNQRRESEEKWERAEEFSRRLHESLSGYAEDTRIHAPQNSALSRAPGRNILNAAYLVPRTESEAFVELVDRTKDDAPGLRVELTGPWAAYSFSGEDT, from the coding sequence ATGAGTGGTCTGCGTTACGTGTACGCCGTCTGCCGCCCCTTCGGTACACCCCTGCCGGCTCAGCTGACAGGGGTGGCCGGCGTGCCGCCCAAGCAGCTGGTCCACGGCGAGCTGGTGGCCGTCGTCGGCCAGGTGCCCGAGGAGGACTTCGCGGAGGGGCCGCTGAGGGCCCATCTGGAGGATCTGGACTGGCTCGGCGCGACCGCGCGGGCCCACCAGAACGTGATCGACGCGCTCACCGTCGTCACCTCGCCGCTGCCGCTCCGGCTCGCCACCGTGTTCCGGGACGACAGCGGCGTCCGGTCGATGCTGGAGGAGCGCGAGGAGACCTTCCTGCGGACCCTCGACCGGCTCGGCGGGCGGGTCGAGTGGGGGGTGAAGGTGTACTCGGAACCCACGGAGGCCACGGAACCCGCGGAGGCGTCCCCGAAACCCGCTTCCGCTTCCGGCCGGACGGCGGGCTCCGGACGCGACTATCTGCGGCAGCGCCGCAACCAGCGCAGGGAGAGCGAGGAGAAGTGGGAGCGGGCCGAGGAGTTCTCGCGCCGGCTCCACGAGTCCCTTTCCGGGTACGCGGAGGACACCCGGATCCACGCCCCGCAGAACTCGGCGCTGTCCCGCGCGCCCGGCCGGAACATCCTCAACGCCGCCTATCTGGTGCCGCGCACGGAATCAGAGGCGTTCGTGGAACTGGTCGACCGCACCAAGGACGACGCGCCGGGACTGCGCGTCGAGCTGACCGGCCCGTGGGCGGCCTACTCGTTCAGCGGGGAGGACACGTGA
- a CDS encoding gas vesicle structural protein GvpA: MTVVPAQQSGGGGGSSGLYDVLELVLDRGLVIDAFIRVSLVGIEILKIDIRVVIASVDTYLRFAEACNRLDLEAGNKRDPGLPDLVGSITESGAKGKSKGALSGAAETISDAFKQSREESQSQSESRPRTRKTAASRRKEEQE, encoded by the coding sequence ATGACCGTAGTCCCGGCACAGCAATCCGGTGGTGGAGGTGGCTCCAGCGGCCTCTACGACGTCCTTGAACTCGTTCTCGACCGGGGGCTCGTCATCGATGCCTTCATCCGGGTCTCCCTCGTCGGCATCGAGATCCTCAAGATCGACATCCGTGTCGTGATAGCGAGCGTCGACACCTATCTGCGCTTCGCCGAGGCGTGCAACCGCCTCGACCTCGAAGCCGGAAACAAGCGCGACCCCGGACTCCCCGACCTGGTCGGCTCGATCACCGAGTCCGGTGCGAAGGGCAAGTCCAAGGGGGCCCTGTCCGGCGCCGCCGAGACCATCTCGGACGCCTTCAAGCAGTCCCGCGAGGAGAGCCAGAGCCAGTCCGAGTCGAGGCCGCGCACCCGTAAGACCGCCGCCTCGCGCCGGAAGGAGGAGCAGGAGTGA
- a CDS encoding transketolase produces MNTPEIGELGQQLRVDSVRAAAAAGSGHPTSSMSAADLMAVLLARQLRYDFDRPSHPGNDRFVLSKGHASPLLYAAYKAAGAIDDAELLTFRTLGSRLEGHPTPRRLPWVETATGSLGQGLPVGVGIALSGKRLDRVGYRVWVLCGDSELAEGSVWEAAEHAAYEGLDNLTAIVDVNRLGQRGPTRHGHDLDAYARRFQAFGWHTVEVDGHDVEDIERAYGEAVSTAGQPTVILARTLKGKGVASVQDREGLHGKPLPEADEAIEELGGVRDLRVEGLQPQAARTLHAVRAGHLDLPRWEKKGDEVATRDAYGQALAALGSSRPDVVALDGEVSDSTRAEFFAKEHPERFFECYIAEQQLVGAAVGLATRGWVPFASSFAAFLTRAHDFVRMAAVSGVGINLVGSHAGVAIGEDGPSQMGVEDLAMFRTVYGSTVLYPCDANQTAALVATMAGLDGVRYLRTSRGAMPVLYGPGEEFPVGGSKVLRRSTDDRLTLVAAGVTVHESLKAAEALAADGIAVRVVDLYSVKPVDRETLREAAEQTGCLLTVEDHHPEGGIGDAVLDAFLDGRPTPRLVRLAVRDMPGSATPAEQLHAAGIDAESIVAAVKLLVENAVVR; encoded by the coding sequence ATGAACACCCCCGAAATCGGCGAACTCGGTCAGCAGCTGCGCGTCGACAGCGTGCGCGCGGCCGCCGCGGCGGGCTCCGGGCACCCCACCTCCTCGATGTCCGCCGCCGACCTGATGGCGGTCCTGCTCGCCCGGCAGCTGCGCTACGACTTCGACCGGCCCTCCCATCCGGGCAACGACCGGTTCGTCCTCTCCAAGGGGCACGCCTCGCCGCTGCTGTACGCCGCGTACAAGGCGGCCGGGGCCATCGACGACGCCGAACTGCTGACCTTCCGCACCCTGGGCAGCCGCCTCGAAGGGCATCCGACACCGCGCCGGCTGCCGTGGGTGGAGACCGCCACCGGATCGCTGGGCCAGGGCCTGCCCGTCGGCGTGGGCATCGCCCTGTCGGGCAAGCGGCTCGACCGGGTGGGCTACCGCGTCTGGGTGCTGTGCGGCGACAGCGAACTGGCCGAGGGCTCCGTCTGGGAGGCCGCCGAGCACGCGGCGTACGAAGGGCTCGACAACCTCACCGCGATCGTGGACGTCAACCGGCTCGGCCAGCGCGGCCCCACCCGGCACGGCCACGACCTCGACGCGTACGCCCGCCGCTTCCAGGCCTTCGGCTGGCACACCGTCGAGGTCGACGGGCACGACGTCGAGGACATCGAGCGGGCGTACGGCGAGGCCGTGTCCACGGCGGGCCAGCCGACCGTGATCCTGGCCCGCACCCTCAAGGGCAAGGGCGTCGCGTCCGTGCAGGACCGCGAGGGCCTGCACGGCAAGCCGCTGCCCGAGGCCGACGAGGCGATCGAGGAGCTGGGCGGGGTACGCGACCTGCGCGTCGAGGGCCTGCAGCCGCAGGCCGCCCGGACGCTGCACGCGGTACGGGCCGGTCACCTGGACCTGCCGCGCTGGGAGAAGAAGGGGGACGAGGTCGCCACCCGGGACGCCTACGGGCAGGCGCTCGCCGCGCTCGGCTCCTCCCGCCCGGACGTAGTCGCCCTCGACGGCGAGGTGAGCGACTCCACCCGCGCCGAGTTCTTCGCCAAGGAACACCCCGAGCGGTTCTTCGAGTGCTACATCGCCGAGCAGCAGCTCGTCGGGGCGGCCGTCGGGCTCGCCACCCGCGGCTGGGTGCCGTTCGCGTCCAGTTTCGCCGCGTTCCTCACCCGCGCCCACGACTTCGTCCGGATGGCGGCGGTCAGCGGGGTGGGCATCAACCTCGTCGGCTCGCACGCGGGCGTCGCGATCGGTGAGGACGGGCCCTCGCAGATGGGCGTCGAGGACCTGGCCATGTTCCGCACGGTCTACGGCTCGACCGTGCTCTACCCCTGCGACGCCAACCAGACGGCCGCGCTCGTCGCCACCATGGCCGGCCTCGACGGCGTCCGCTATCTGCGGACCTCACGCGGTGCCATGCCCGTCCTGTACGGCCCGGGCGAGGAGTTCCCCGTCGGCGGCAGCAAGGTGCTCAGGCGCTCCACGGACGACCGGCTGACCCTCGTCGCCGCCGGCGTGACCGTGCACGAGTCCCTGAAGGCCGCGGAGGCGCTGGCCGCCGACGGCATCGCCGTACGGGTCGTCGACCTGTACTCCGTCAAGCCCGTCGACCGCGAGACCCTGCGCGAGGCCGCCGAGCAGACCGGCTGCCTGCTCACCGTCGAGGACCACCACCCGGAGGGCGGCATCGGGGACGCGGTCCTCGACGCCTTCCTCGACGGCCGTCCCACTCCGCGGCTGGTCCGTCTCGCGGTACGGGACATGCCCGGTTCGGCCACCCCCGCGGAGCAGCTGCACGCGGCGGGCATCGACGCCGAGTCGATCGTGGCGGCGGTGAAACTGCTGGTCGAGAACGCGGTGGTGCGATGA
- a CDS encoding gas vesicle protein, with translation MTTAQRLPDPYGNGGGANLADILERVLDKGIVIAGDIRINLLDIELLTIKLRLVVASVDKAKEMGIDWWETDPQLSSRAGRDELARENAELRAHVAELENARGEVTAGGRESAQTSQKTEKEAQG, from the coding sequence ATGACCACGGCTCAGCGCCTGCCCGACCCCTACGGGAACGGCGGCGGCGCCAACCTCGCGGACATCCTCGAACGGGTCCTGGACAAGGGCATCGTCATCGCGGGTGACATCCGTATCAACCTGCTCGACATCGAACTGCTCACCATCAAGCTGCGGCTCGTCGTCGCCTCCGTCGACAAGGCGAAGGAGATGGGCATCGACTGGTGGGAGACCGATCCGCAGCTGTCCTCCCGCGCGGGGCGCGACGAACTCGCCCGGGAGAACGCGGAGTTGCGGGCACACGTCGCCGAACTGGAGAACGCGCGCGGTGAAGTGACCGCGGGCGGGCGTGAATCCGCGCAGACGTCGCAGAAGACGGAGAAAGAAGCACAAGGATGA
- a CDS encoding gas vesicle protein K codes for MGPGAETGTRTGSAGTGVAATGPAGTGKKAGRSRLDLEPDTVERDLIKLVLTVVELLRQLMERQAVRRFDTGDLSEDQEERIGLTLMLLDDRMAELRDRYGLRPEDLNLDLGPLGPLLPRD; via the coding sequence CTGGGGCCCGGGGCCGAGACCGGAACCCGAACCGGATCGGCCGGGACCGGGGTCGCCGCAACCGGGCCGGCCGGGACCGGGAAGAAGGCGGGGCGCAGTCGCCTCGACCTCGAACCGGACACGGTGGAGCGCGACCTGATCAAGCTGGTGCTCACCGTGGTCGAGCTGCTGCGGCAGCTCATGGAGCGGCAGGCCGTCCGGCGGTTCGACACGGGGGACCTGTCCGAGGACCAGGAGGAGCGGATCGGGCTCACGCTGATGCTCCTCGACGACCGGATGGCGGAGCTGCGGGACCGCTACGGCCTCCGCCCCGAGGACCTGAACCTCGACCTCGGCCCGCTGGGCCCCCTGCTTCCCCGCGACTAG
- a CDS encoding class I SAM-dependent methyltransferase, giving the protein MSKVPKETAVYTHGHHESVLRSHTWRTAANSAAYLLGSLKPHMRILDIGCGPGTITADLAELVPDGRVTGVDHAPGILDRARATAAERGLENVDFAVADVHALEYPDDSFCVVHAHQVLQHVGDPVQALREMYRVTKPGGLVAVRDSDYAAMTWYPLSPGLDDWLDLYRRVARANGGEPDAGRRLKSWALEAGFDGGGITASAGTWCYSTAEERAWWSGLWADRTVASAYAALAVEGGHADEERLREIASAWRAWGVRDDGWFSVLHGEILYRKPAA; this is encoded by the coding sequence ATGTCGAAGGTGCCGAAAGAGACCGCCGTGTACACGCACGGCCACCACGAGTCCGTGCTGCGCTCGCACACCTGGCGTACGGCCGCCAACTCGGCGGCCTATCTCCTCGGCTCGCTCAAGCCCCATATGCGGATCCTGGACATCGGCTGCGGACCCGGCACCATCACCGCGGACCTGGCCGAACTGGTGCCGGACGGCCGGGTCACCGGGGTCGACCACGCGCCCGGCATTCTGGACCGGGCCCGCGCCACGGCGGCCGAACGGGGCCTGGAGAACGTCGACTTCGCCGTCGCGGACGTCCACGCGCTGGAGTATCCGGACGACAGTTTCTGCGTGGTGCACGCCCACCAGGTGCTGCAGCACGTGGGCGATCCCGTCCAGGCGCTGCGGGAGATGTACCGGGTCACGAAGCCGGGCGGTCTCGTCGCCGTCCGGGACTCGGACTACGCGGCGATGACCTGGTATCCGCTGTCCCCGGGCCTGGACGACTGGCTCGACCTGTACCGGCGGGTGGCGCGCGCGAACGGCGGAGAGCCGGATGCCGGGCGGCGCCTGAAGTCGTGGGCGCTGGAGGCCGGTTTCGACGGCGGGGGCATCACCGCCTCGGCGGGCACGTGGTGCTACTCGACGGCCGAGGAGCGGGCGTGGTGGAGCGGGCTGTGGGCGGACCGCACGGTGGCCTCCGCGTATGCGGCGCTCGCCGTGGAGGGGGGTCACGCCGACGAGGAGCGGTTGCGGGAGATCGCCTCGGCGTGGCGGGCTTGGGGGGTGCGGGACGACGGGTGGTTCTCGGTCCTGCACGGCGAGATCCTGTACCGCAAGCCGGCGGCCTGA
- the ligD gene encoding non-homologous end-joining DNA ligase: MTAVRAGRRTVEVHRPDKVMFPGGSGGSGGSGGSGASGGGGAREYTKADVVAYYREIAPFMLPHLRGRPLMLERYPDGLDGPRFMQKNVQDHYPDWIRRVEVPKEGGTVLHPVCEDTATLVYLADQAALTLHRWLARIPSDGPVDRPDRLVFDLDPATDDFEPVRDTARLLGELLDRLRLPSALMTTGSRGLHVVVPLAGRHGFDEVHTFAKDVADTLTEAHPDRLTTEARKKDRGDRLYLDIQRNGYAQTTVAPFTVRARPGAPVAMPITWDQLEDAQLGPRRWTIADAVDQARTNPWSGLPRSGRALGPARRRLNALRG, encoded by the coding sequence ATGACCGCCGTACGCGCCGGCCGCCGGACCGTCGAGGTGCACCGCCCGGACAAGGTGATGTTCCCCGGCGGGTCAGGCGGGTCAGGCGGGTCAGGCGGGTCCGGCGCTTCCGGCGGGGGAGGCGCGAGGGAGTACACGAAGGCGGACGTCGTCGCGTACTACCGGGAGATCGCCCCGTTCATGCTGCCGCACCTGCGCGGACGGCCCCTGATGCTGGAGCGGTACCCGGACGGGCTCGACGGGCCGAGGTTCATGCAGAAGAACGTCCAGGACCACTATCCGGACTGGATCCGCCGCGTCGAGGTGCCCAAGGAGGGCGGCACGGTCCTGCACCCCGTGTGCGAGGACACCGCGACCCTCGTCTACCTCGCCGACCAGGCCGCCCTGACCCTCCACCGGTGGCTCGCCCGGATCCCCTCCGACGGTCCGGTCGACCGGCCGGACCGGCTGGTCTTCGACCTGGACCCCGCGACCGACGACTTCGAGCCGGTCCGCGACACCGCCCGGCTGCTCGGCGAACTCCTCGACCGGCTCCGGCTGCCGTCCGCCCTGATGACCACCGGCTCACGCGGACTGCACGTCGTCGTCCCCCTCGCCGGGCGGCACGGCTTCGACGAGGTCCACACCTTCGCCAAGGACGTCGCCGACACGCTCACCGAGGCGCACCCCGACCGGCTCACCACCGAGGCCCGCAAGAAGGACCGCGGCGACCGGCTCTATCTGGACATCCAGCGCAACGGCTACGCCCAGACCACCGTCGCCCCCTTCACCGTCCGCGCCCGGCCGGGCGCCCCGGTCGCCATGCCCATCACCTGGGACCAGCTCGAAGATGCCCAACTCGGCCCGCGCCGCTGGACGATCGCCGACGCGGTCGACCAGGCCCGCACGAACCCCTGGTCAGGGCTGCCGCGGAGCGGGCGCGCCCTCGGGCCCGCCAGGCGCCGGCTGAACGCCCTGCGCGGCTGA
- a CDS encoding gas vesicle protein GvpG — protein sequence MGLIGEVLMLPFAPVRGSLWAMKQVVNEAERQYYDPAAVRAELGKLEERLEAGEIDEAEFDRMEDELLDRLEIAMTRSTGTGDNGTTR from the coding sequence ATGGGGCTCATCGGAGAGGTCCTGATGCTGCCGTTCGCCCCCGTGCGCGGCAGCCTCTGGGCCATGAAGCAGGTGGTGAACGAGGCCGAACGCCAGTACTACGACCCGGCGGCGGTCCGCGCCGAACTCGGCAAGCTCGAGGAACGCCTCGAGGCCGGCGAGATCGACGAAGCGGAGTTCGACCGCATGGAGGACGAGCTCCTCGACAGGCTGGAGATAGCCATGACCAGGAGCACCGGAACAGGCGACAACGGGACTACACGATGA
- a CDS encoding NAD(P)/FAD-dependent oxidoreductase, translating to MSRPRVVVVGAGFAGYRAARTLSALTRGTAGPLDIVLLNPTDYFLYLPLLPQVAAGVLEPRRVTVSLTGTLPRVRLVLGEADGIDLDARTVGYTGPEGDTGTLSYDRLVLAAGSVNKLLPIPGVAEHAHGFRGLPEALYLRDHVTRQVELASAAEDPATSAARCTFVVVGAGYTGTEVAAHGQLFTDALVRGQPHRTGLWPRWTLVDIAPRVLPEMDERLSRTADRVLRQRGVEIRTGTSVREATRDGVLLSDGDFVPTRTLVWCVGVRPDPLAEGLGLVMERGRLLVEPTLQVPGRPEVFVCGDAAAVPDLEKPGQYTPMTAQHAWRQGRTAGRNVAASLGIGEPRVYRHRDLGFVVDLGGVKAAANPLGVPLSGPAAGAVTRGYHLAAMPGNRVRVAADWFLDAVLPRQGVQLGLVRSWSVPLDTASPETARVPGRPGTPEPGPPAQPPVEGTP from the coding sequence ATGAGCCGCCCCCGTGTCGTGGTGGTCGGCGCGGGCTTCGCCGGATACCGGGCGGCCCGGACGCTCTCGGCGCTGACCCGGGGCACGGCAGGACCGCTGGACATCGTTCTGCTCAACCCGACGGACTACTTCCTCTATCTGCCCCTGCTGCCCCAGGTGGCCGCCGGTGTCCTGGAACCGCGCCGCGTCACCGTCTCGCTGACCGGCACCCTGCCCCGGGTGCGCCTGGTGCTCGGCGAGGCCGACGGCATCGACCTCGACGCACGCACCGTCGGCTACACCGGCCCCGAGGGCGACACGGGCACGCTCTCCTACGACCGGCTCGTCCTCGCCGCCGGCAGCGTCAACAAACTGCTGCCGATCCCCGGTGTGGCCGAGCACGCGCACGGCTTCCGGGGGCTGCCCGAGGCGCTGTACCTGCGCGACCACGTGACCCGGCAGGTGGAACTCGCCTCGGCCGCCGAAGACCCCGCGACCAGCGCGGCCCGGTGCACGTTCGTCGTCGTCGGCGCGGGCTACACCGGCACCGAAGTGGCCGCGCACGGACAGCTGTTCACGGACGCCCTGGTGCGCGGGCAGCCGCACCGCACGGGCCTGTGGCCGCGCTGGACCCTGGTCGACATCGCGCCGCGCGTCCTGCCGGAGATGGACGAGCGGCTCTCGCGCACCGCCGACCGCGTCCTGCGGCAGCGGGGCGTCGAGATCCGTACCGGCACGTCCGTGCGGGAGGCCACCCGGGACGGCGTCCTGCTCAGCGACGGGGACTTCGTGCCCACCCGGACGCTCGTCTGGTGCGTGGGCGTACGGCCCGACCCGCTGGCCGAAGGGCTCGGCCTGGTCATGGAACGGGGCCGGCTGCTCGTCGAACCGACCCTCCAGGTGCCCGGCCGCCCCGAGGTGTTCGTCTGCGGTGACGCCGCTGCCGTGCCCGACCTGGAGAAGCCCGGTCAGTACACGCCGATGACCGCCCAGCACGCCTGGCGGCAGGGCAGAACGGCGGGACGCAACGTCGCGGCCTCCCTCGGTATCGGCGAGCCCCGCGTCTACCGCCACCGCGACCTGGGCTTCGTCGTCGACCTCGGCGGTGTGAAGGCCGCCGCCAACCCGCTGGGCGTCCCCCTCTCCGGACCGGCCGCGGGCGCCGTCACCCGCGGCTACCACCTGGCCGCGATGCCGGGCAACCGCGTCCGGGTCGCCGCCGACTGGTTCCTGGACGCCGTCCTGCCCCGCCAGGGCGTACAGCTCGGCCTCGTCCGGTCCTGGTCGGTCCCCCTGGACACGGCCTCCCCCGAAACAGCCCGGGTGCCGGGCCGACCCGGCACCCCTGAGCCCGGACCCCCCGCGCAACCTCCTGTGGAAGGAACACCATGA